A genomic segment from Bosea sp. OAE506 encodes:
- a CDS encoding succinate dehydrogenase assembly factor 2, whose amino-acid sequence MSGSTRTSADLDPRRRKILFRSWHRGMRENDLIMGGFADAHIGELSEAELDEFERLIEVLDRDLLSWITGEAEVPENYDTAVFRRLKTFHHHERPIHV is encoded by the coding sequence ATGAGTGGCTCGACCCGCACCAGCGCCGACCTCGATCCCCGCCGCCGCAAGATCCTGTTCCGCTCCTGGCATCGCGGCATGCGCGAGAACGACCTGATCATGGGCGGCTTCGCGGACGCCCATATCGGCGAGCTCTCCGAGGCCGAGCTGGACGAGTTCGAGCGGTTGATCGAGGTGCTCGACCGCGATCTTCTGAGCTGGATCACCGGCGAGGCCGAAGTGCCGGAGAATTACGACACCGCCGTGTTCCGCCGGCTGAAGACGTTCCACCACCATGAGCGGCCGATCCACGTCTGA
- the recG gene encoding ATP-dependent DNA helicase RecG, producing the protein MRPSLLDPLFAPVTTLPGVGPKTAKALDKLMGDETRGARVVDLLFHLPVGGVDRRPSPTIVDAPIGGIATFSARVTEHRPPPPGKGKAPYRILVEDETGDVTLVFFHADVRHLLQTLPIGAYRIVSGKLELWEGMRQMVHPDRLLDPVHAATLPAIEPVYGLTEGVGPRVMARIAAAAAEKCPALAEWQDPAFLARSSFSPFLESMQALHHPVDLKALEGDTIARRRVAYDELLASQVALALVRRQQKKSAGRATAGDGRLRHAIASALPFTLTDGQRQALADIHADMEKPERMLRLLQGDVGSGKTVVALMAMAAAAEAGRQSVLMAPTEILARQHAERLAPLAQKAGLKLALLTGREKGPGRARVLEGLATGEIDIAVGTHALFQEGVAFRDLALAIVDEQHRFGVHQRLLLGSKGEAVDILVMTATPIPRTLSLTWFGDMDISILAEKPAGRQPIVTKAISSERHDEVVGAVGRAVDKGAQVYWVCPLVQESDTLDVAAAQERYDALREIFGDNVGLLHGQMPGRDKDAAMAAFVAGETRILVSTTVIEVGVDVPNASVMVIEHAERFGLAQLHQLRGRIGRGSAASTCLLLYKGPLGPVAEARLTIMRETEDGFRIAEEDLRLRGEGEVLGTKQSGSPDWRIARPEIDGDLLAAARDDARLLIERDPQLDSERGQAVRSLLYLFERDVAIRLLRAG; encoded by the coding sequence GTGCGCCCCTCCCTGCTCGATCCGCTGTTTGCCCCGGTGACGACGCTGCCCGGCGTCGGCCCCAAGACGGCGAAGGCGCTCGACAAGCTCATGGGCGACGAGACCCGCGGCGCCCGCGTCGTCGATCTCCTGTTCCACCTGCCGGTGGGCGGGGTCGACCGTCGCCCGAGCCCGACCATCGTCGATGCCCCGATCGGCGGCATCGCCACCTTCTCGGCGCGCGTCACCGAGCACCGCCCTCCGCCGCCCGGCAAGGGCAAGGCGCCCTACCGCATCCTCGTCGAGGACGAGACAGGGGACGTCACGCTCGTCTTCTTCCATGCCGATGTCCGCCATCTGCTGCAGACCCTGCCGATCGGCGCCTACCGCATCGTCTCCGGCAAGCTCGAACTGTGGGAGGGCATGCGCCAGATGGTGCATCCCGACCGACTGCTCGACCCCGTGCATGCGGCGACGCTGCCCGCGATCGAACCGGTCTACGGCCTGACCGAAGGCGTCGGGCCGCGCGTGATGGCCCGCATCGCCGCGGCCGCGGCCGAGAAATGCCCGGCTCTGGCGGAGTGGCAGGACCCCGCCTTCCTCGCCCGCAGCAGCTTTTCGCCCTTCCTCGAATCCATGCAGGCGCTGCATCATCCGGTCGACCTCAAGGCTCTCGAGGGCGACACGATCGCCCGCCGCCGCGTCGCCTATGACGAATTGCTGGCGAGCCAGGTCGCGCTCGCGCTGGTGCGCCGCCAGCAGAAGAAGAGCGCCGGCCGCGCGACGGCGGGCGACGGTCGCCTGCGCCATGCCATTGCCAGCGCCCTGCCCTTCACGCTCACCGACGGCCAGCGCCAGGCGCTCGCCGACATCCATGCCGACATGGAAAAGCCCGAGCGCATGCTACGGCTGCTGCAGGGCGATGTCGGCTCCGGCAAGACCGTGGTGGCGCTGATGGCAATGGCCGCCGCCGCCGAGGCGGGCCGCCAATCCGTGCTAATGGCGCCGACCGAGATCCTGGCGCGCCAGCATGCCGAGAGATTGGCCCCGCTCGCCCAGAAGGCCGGGCTGAAGCTCGCTCTGCTCACGGGCCGTGAAAAGGGGCCGGGCCGGGCGCGCGTGCTGGAAGGCCTGGCGACCGGCGAGATCGACATCGCCGTCGGCACCCATGCGCTGTTCCAGGAGGGCGTCGCCTTCCGCGACCTCGCGCTCGCCATCGTCGACGAGCAGCACCGCTTCGGCGTGCATCAGCGCCTGCTGCTCGGCTCCAAGGGCGAGGCGGTCGATATCCTCGTTATGACGGCGACCCCGATCCCGCGCACGCTCTCGCTGACGTGGTTCGGCGACATGGACATCTCGATCCTCGCGGAAAAACCCGCCGGCCGGCAGCCGATCGTCACCAAGGCGATCTCCTCGGAACGTCATGACGAGGTCGTCGGTGCCGTCGGCCGCGCGGTCGACAAGGGCGCGCAGGTCTACTGGGTCTGCCCGCTGGTACAGGAATCCGACACGCTCGACGTCGCCGCGGCGCAGGAACGCTACGACGCCCTGCGCGAGATCTTCGGCGACAACGTGGGGCTGCTCCATGGCCAGATGCCCGGCCGCGACAAGGATGCCGCGATGGCCGCCTTCGTCGCCGGCGAAACCCGCATCCTGGTCTCGACCACGGTCATCGAGGTCGGCGTCGACGTGCCCAATGCCAGCGTCATGGTGATCGAGCATGCCGAGCGCTTCGGGCTGGCCCAGCTCCACCAGCTGCGCGGGCGCATCGGCCGTGGCTCGGCCGCCTCGACCTGCCTGCTGCTCTACAAGGGCCCGCTCGGCCCCGTCGCCGAGGCGCGGCTGACGATCATGCGCGAGACCGAGGACGGTTTCCGCATCGCCGAGGAAGACCTGCGCCTGCGCGGCGAGGGCGAGGTGCTCGGCACCAAGCAGTCCGGCTCGCCGGACTGGCGCATCGCCCGCCCCGAGATCGACGGCGACCTGCTGGCGGCGGCGCGCGACGATGCCCGCCTCCTGATCGAGCGCGACCCGCAGCTCGACAGCGAGCGCGGCCAGGCGGTGCGCAGCCTGCTCTATCTGTTCGAGCGTGATGTCGCGATCAGGCTGCTGCGGGCGGGGTAG
- the glmU gene encoding bifunctional UDP-N-acetylglucosamine diphosphorylase/glucosamine-1-phosphate N-acetyltransferase GlmU: MQPARSCLAILLAAGEGTRMRSQRPKVLHEIGGRSLLGHALTALATAGADRVVVVVGPGREDVAEAARRLLPELTIAVQAERRGTAHAALAAREALAAGFDDVIVAFADTPLIRPDTFGALRAELARGACVVALGFEAQDPTGYGRLLLRDGALEAIVEHKDATPDQRAVRFCNAGLMALDGKNALSLLEAIGNDNAQSEFYLPDAVALARGRGLEARAIAAPESEVQGVNDRIQLATAEAEFQRRKRREVMAAGATLTAPETVFFSHDTAIGRDVLIEPHVVFGPGVSVADGAVIHAFSHLEGAEVGPQASVGPYARLRPGARLADKAKVGNFVEIKAAEIGAGAKVSHLTYIGDATVGAEANIGAGTITCNYDGFFKYRTIIGEGAFVGSNSSLVAPVTIGAGAIVGSGSVVTEDVAADALALGRGRQVVKDGWAKSFREAAQARKAAVSKP, from the coding sequence ATGCAGCCCGCCCGGTCCTGCCTCGCGATTCTCCTGGCCGCCGGCGAAGGCACGCGGATGCGCTCGCAGCGTCCCAAGGTGCTCCACGAGATCGGTGGGCGTTCGCTGCTGGGCCATGCGCTGACGGCGCTGGCGACTGCGGGAGCCGACAGGGTGGTGGTCGTCGTCGGGCCCGGGCGGGAGGATGTGGCCGAGGCGGCGCGCCGCCTGCTGCCGGAGTTGACGATCGCCGTGCAGGCCGAGCGACGCGGCACAGCCCATGCCGCGCTCGCCGCTCGTGAAGCACTCGCCGCGGGCTTCGACGACGTGATCGTCGCCTTCGCCGACACGCCGCTGATCCGGCCGGACACCTTTGGCGCGCTGCGGGCGGAACTGGCGCGCGGCGCATGCGTCGTGGCGCTAGGCTTCGAGGCGCAGGACCCGACCGGCTATGGCCGTCTGCTGCTGCGTGATGGCGCGCTGGAGGCCATCGTCGAGCACAAGGACGCAACGCCCGATCAGCGCGCCGTCCGCTTCTGCAATGCGGGGCTGATGGCGCTCGACGGGAAAAACGCTCTGAGCCTGCTCGAGGCGATCGGCAACGACAATGCACAGTCGGAATTCTATCTGCCCGACGCGGTCGCGCTGGCGCGGGGGCGTGGCCTCGAGGCGCGTGCGATCGCGGCGCCGGAGAGCGAGGTCCAGGGCGTCAACGACCGGATCCAGCTCGCCACGGCGGAGGCCGAGTTCCAGCGCCGCAAACGCCGCGAAGTGATGGCGGCAGGCGCGACGCTGACGGCGCCCGAGACGGTGTTCTTCAGCCACGACACCGCGATCGGGCGCGATGTGCTGATCGAGCCGCATGTCGTTTTTGGGCCGGGGGTCAGCGTAGCGGACGGGGCCGTGATCCACGCCTTCTCGCATCTCGAGGGCGCCGAGGTCGGGCCGCAGGCGAGCGTCGGGCCCTATGCCCGGCTGCGGCCCGGGGCCCGGCTCGCCGACAAGGCCAAGGTCGGCAATTTTGTGGAGATCAAGGCGGCTGAGATCGGCGCCGGCGCCAAGGTCAGCCACCTCACCTATATCGGTGACGCGACTGTCGGCGCCGAGGCGAATATCGGTGCGGGCACGATCACGTGCAATTACGACGGCTTCTTCAAGTATCGCACGATCATCGGGGAAGGCGCCTTCGTCGGCTCGAACTCCTCTCTCGTCGCACCCGTCACGATCGGCGCGGGCGCAATTGTCGGCTCGGGTTCCGTCGTGACCGAAGACGTTGCCGCCGACGCGCTGGCGCTCGGCCGCGGGCGACAGGTCGTCAAGGACGGTTGGGCGAAGAGCTTCCGCGAGGCCGCGCAGGCCCGCAAGGCCGCCGTCAGTAAGCCCTGA
- a CDS encoding DUF502 domain-containing protein has protein sequence MTPTPPDPRLVAQADLLNPSFGTRLRRYFLTGLVIAAPLAITASVTWWFVNFVDGLVKPLIPAAYWPDTHLPYPIPGFGLIIGLIGLTLLGFMTANLVGRTLIDAGEAILNRMPVIRGLYKGVKQVFETIFSQSGTSFRKVGMVQFPQPGMWSIVFIAQEAAPEIAGRLPDGDEQIGVFLPCTPNPTTGFFFYLPRREVVELSISVEDGAKLIMSAGLIQPGAVAPKGPLRPPATPPAAA, from the coding sequence ATGACGCCGACCCCGCCGGATCCCCGCCTCGTCGCGCAGGCCGACCTGCTCAACCCCAGCTTCGGGACGCGGCTGCGGCGCTATTTCCTGACCGGGCTCGTCATCGCCGCGCCGCTGGCCATCACCGCCTCGGTGACGTGGTGGTTCGTCAACTTCGTCGACGGGCTTGTGAAGCCGCTGATTCCGGCGGCCTACTGGCCCGACACGCATCTGCCCTATCCGATTCCCGGCTTCGGGCTCATCATCGGGCTGATCGGCCTCACGCTGCTCGGCTTCATGACCGCTAATCTCGTCGGTCGCACGCTGATCGATGCGGGCGAGGCGATCCTCAACCGGATGCCGGTGATCCGCGGCCTCTACAAGGGCGTGAAGCAGGTCTTCGAGACCATTTTCTCGCAGTCGGGCACCTCGTTCCGCAAGGTCGGCATGGTGCAGTTTCCGCAGCCCGGCATGTGGTCGATCGTCTTCATCGCGCAGGAGGCGGCCCCAGAGATCGCCGGGCGCCTGCCGGACGGCGACGAGCAGATTGGCGTCTTCCTGCCCTGCACGCCCAATCCGACGACAGGCTTCTTCTTCTACCTGCCTCGCCGCGAGGTGGTGGAGCTCTCGATCTCGGTGGAGGATGGGGCCAAGCTGATCATGTCGGCCGGACTGATCCAGCCCGGCGCCGTCGCCCCCAAGGGTCCATTGCGCCCGCCGGCTACCCCGCCCGCAGCAGCCTGA
- a CDS encoding YbaN family protein: MTRRFHRYRRPVLFAAGWLFTAMGVVGLVLPLMPGTVFLIMAAWCFSRSSPRFEAWLLGHPRLGPQVRRWREAGTIARPVKLVACASMLLSFVILTRTDAPPIALWTTGACLLAAGVYVASRPEP; the protein is encoded by the coding sequence ATGACGCGCCGCTTCCACCGCTACCGGCGCCCCGTTCTTTTCGCCGCGGGCTGGCTCTTCACGGCGATGGGCGTCGTCGGCTTGGTCCTGCCGCTGATGCCCGGGACGGTGTTCCTGATCATGGCGGCCTGGTGCTTCTCGCGCTCGTCGCCGCGTTTCGAAGCCTGGCTCCTCGGTCATCCGCGTCTCGGCCCGCAGGTGCGGCGCTGGCGCGAAGCGGGCACGATCGCGCGCCCGGTCAAGCTCGTCGCCTGCGCCTCGATGCTGCTGAGCTTCGTGATTTTGACCCGCACCGATGCGCCGCCGATCGCCCTCTGGACGACCGGCGCCTGCTTGCTGGCGGCGGGCGTCTATGTCGCCAGCCGCCCGGAACCGTAA
- the glmS gene encoding glutamine--fructose-6-phosphate transaminase (isomerizing) — translation MCGIVGILGKEAVATQVVEALRRLEYRGYDSAGVATLEHGQLTRRRAEGKLKNLEVRLSSEPLEGLIGIGHTRWATHGKPNETNAHPHATAKLAVVHNGIIENFRELRSELQTDGYVFATETDTEIVAFLVTRELDRGLSPVEAVAASLPRLRGAFALAFLFEGEEDLLIGARKGSPLAVGIGDGEMYLGSDALALAPFTNLIAYLEEGDWVVLNRKGATFYDKANQPVQRRAQRVAAGAFLVEKGNHRHFMAKEIYEQPEVVGHTLTQYLDMAAGRVRLPFEGQVDWESLSRLSISACGTAYYAGLTAKYWFERLARLPVEIDVASEFRYREAPLPDKGLALFVSQSGETADTLACLRYARQEQQTVLSVVNVPTSTIARESDAVAPTMAGPEIGVASTKAYTCQLTALACLALAAARGRGTLSAEEEARHVQSLIALPGLMAKALELEPEIEKLARELSKARDVLYLGRGTSFPLALEGALKLKEISYIHAEGYPAGELKHGPIALIDEDMPVIVVAPHDALFEKTASNMQEVAARGGRIILITDAKGAAECGIEPEATIIMPDMDPTFAAIVYALPIQMIAYQTAVFMGKDVDQPRNLAKSVTVE, via the coding sequence ATGTGCGGCATCGTCGGGATTCTGGGCAAGGAAGCAGTCGCGACCCAGGTGGTCGAGGCGCTGAGGCGGCTCGAATATCGCGGATATGACTCGGCTGGCGTCGCCACGCTGGAGCATGGCCAGCTCACCCGCCGCCGCGCCGAGGGCAAGCTCAAGAATCTCGAAGTCCGCCTGTCCAGCGAACCGCTCGAGGGGCTGATCGGCATCGGCCACACCCGCTGGGCGACGCATGGCAAGCCCAACGAGACCAATGCCCATCCGCACGCCACCGCCAAGCTCGCCGTCGTCCATAACGGCATCATCGAGAATTTCCGCGAGCTGCGCAGCGAACTCCAAACCGACGGCTATGTTTTTGCGACCGAAACCGACACCGAGATCGTCGCGTTTCTGGTGACGCGCGAACTAGACCGCGGCCTGAGCCCGGTCGAGGCCGTGGCGGCGAGCCTGCCGCGACTGCGCGGCGCCTTCGCGCTCGCCTTCCTGTTCGAAGGCGAGGAAGATCTCCTGATCGGCGCCCGCAAGGGTTCGCCGCTCGCCGTCGGCATCGGTGACGGCGAGATGTATCTTGGCTCCGACGCGCTGGCTCTCGCCCCCTTCACCAACCTCATCGCCTATCTCGAAGAGGGCGACTGGGTCGTGCTCAATCGAAAGGGCGCGACCTTTTACGACAAGGCCAACCAGCCCGTGCAGCGCCGCGCCCAGCGCGTCGCGGCGGGGGCCTTCCTCGTCGAGAAGGGCAATCATCGCCACTTCATGGCGAAGGAAATCTATGAGCAGCCCGAGGTCGTCGGCCATACGCTGACGCAGTATCTCGACATGGCGGCCGGCCGGGTGCGCCTGCCCTTCGAGGGACAGGTCGACTGGGAGTCGCTGTCGCGGCTCTCCATCTCGGCCTGCGGCACGGCCTATTACGCCGGACTGACAGCGAAATACTGGTTCGAGAGGCTGGCCCGCCTGCCTGTCGAGATCGACGTCGCCTCGGAGTTCCGTTATCGCGAGGCGCCGTTGCCGGATAAGGGGCTGGCGCTCTTCGTCTCGCAATCGGGAGAGACGGCCGACACGCTGGCCTGCCTGCGCTACGCCCGGCAGGAGCAGCAGACGGTTCTCTCCGTCGTCAATGTGCCAACCTCGACGATCGCGCGCGAAAGCGATGCGGTCGCGCCGACCATGGCAGGGCCGGAGATCGGCGTCGCTTCGACCAAGGCCTATACCTGCCAGCTCACCGCGCTCGCCTGCCTGGCGCTCGCCGCCGCGCGGGGGCGCGGGACGTTGTCGGCAGAAGAAGAGGCGCGCCACGTCCAGAGCCTGATCGCGTTGCCGGGGCTGATGGCGAAGGCGCTGGAACTGGAACCGGAGATCGAGAAGCTCGCCCGCGAGCTCTCCAAGGCCCGCGACGTGCTCTATCTCGGCCGCGGCACGAGCTTTCCGCTGGCGCTCGAAGGCGCACTGAAGCTGAAGGAAATCAGCTACATCCACGCGGAAGGCTATCCGGCAGGCGAACTCAAGCACGGGCCGATCGCGCTGATCGACGAGGATATGCCGGTGATCGTCGTGGCGCCGCATGACGCGCTGTTCGAGAAGACCGCCTCCAACATGCAGGAGGTCGCCGCACGCGGCGGGCGCATCATCCTGATCACCGATGCGAAGGGCGCCGCCGAATGCGGCATCGAGCCCGAAGCGACGATCATCATGCCCGACATGGACCCGACCTTCGCGGCCATTGTCTATGCCCTGCCGATCCAGATGATCGCCTATCAGACGGCGGTTTTCATGGGCAAGGACGTCGACCAGCCGCGCAATCTGGCCAAATCCGTCACCGTGGAGTGA
- the mfd gene encoding transcription-repair coupling factor, giving the protein MSIPPPAQIAKLQSDRILDALHRGDKPTLASVPDGFDAVVLADLTRARAKKAEGAAMLVFVARDGQRLQVLETALQFVAPDLEVMSFPAWDCQPYDRVSPAPSIVAHRMTTLSRLAKTKSGDKPRLLLTTVNAALQRVPAFSKVASESFSAAPGNMVDTEQLARWLDMNGYLRTSTVRETGEFAVRGGIVDLFPPGMPAPIRLDFFGDTLESIRTFDPETQRTTGQMRGLDLVPMSEAQMTSESIRRFRQSYITTFGTPGRDDTLYEAVSEGRRPAGLEHWLPLLAERLDTLFTYLPDVPLILDHQAEDAVGERISLIKDYYDARKAAMDQPSAGGVPYKPLKPDALYLSPADWRGIVDQSGVATLTPFQLPDSDGKLIVDLSARQGRSFAAERADNAGSVFDAAVAHVKALEKDGRRVILSAWSEGSRERLAHVLADHGLKTVQMTGSLRAAFDLKPGTTALAVWGFETGFEAGKLAVIGEQDILGDRLVRPRKKTRRPQDFIAELSSLAPGDLVVHVDHGIGRFIGLRSITAVGAPHDCLEIHYAADSKLFLPVENIELLSRYGSEDTEVALDRLGGGGWQARKAKLKQRIREMAGKLIAIAAARALKEAPRLIPQEGIYDEFCARFPYEETEDQQNTIDAVLDDMAAGRPMDRLVCGDVGFGKTEVALRAAFACALAGKQVAVVVPTTLLARQHYRNFAERFKGLPVNVGQASRFVSAQDLKAVKAGIKDGTMDIVVGTHALLGKGIEFKDLGLVIVDEEQHFGVNHKERLKEFRAEVHMLTLTATPIPRTLQLAMTGVRELSIIATPPVDRLAVRTFVTPFDPLIVREALLRERYRGGRSFYVVPRIEDIAEVKDFLDKQVPEAKVGIAHGQMAAGQLEDVMTAFYEGQYDVLLSTTIVESGLDIPTANTLIIHRADMFGLAQLYQLRGRVGRSKVRAYALFTVPATRKLTDQAEKRLKVLQSLDTLGAGFQLASHDLDIRGAGNLLGDEQSGHIKEVGYELYQQMLEEAVAALKSGVEFESEAQWSPMIQIGAPVMIPEHYVTDLTLRLTLYKRLSTLDDDGDLQSFGAELVDRFGPLPEEVQQLLEIVAIKALCKRANVEKVEAGPKGIIVAFRDNEFANPEGLVSYVAKIGTLAKVRPDMRVVFIDDFETAEARLKGTRRLLTDLARIAERKKAA; this is encoded by the coding sequence ATGAGCATTCCGCCTCCCGCCCAGATCGCCAAGCTGCAGAGCGACCGCATCCTCGATGCGCTCCATCGTGGCGACAAGCCGACGTTGGCCAGTGTGCCGGACGGGTTCGACGCCGTCGTCCTGGCCGACCTGACGCGGGCCCGCGCGAAGAAGGCAGAGGGCGCGGCGATGCTCGTCTTCGTCGCCCGCGACGGCCAGCGCCTGCAAGTGCTGGAGACGGCGCTGCAGTTCGTCGCGCCCGATCTCGAGGTGATGTCCTTCCCGGCCTGGGACTGCCAGCCCTATGACCGCGTCTCGCCGGCGCCCTCCATTGTCGCGCATCGGATGACGACGCTGTCGCGGCTCGCCAAGACCAAGTCCGGCGACAAGCCGCGCCTGCTGCTGACGACGGTCAACGCCGCGCTGCAGCGCGTGCCCGCCTTCTCCAAGGTGGCCTCCGAGAGCTTTTCGGCCGCGCCAGGCAACATGGTCGATACCGAGCAGCTCGCGCGCTGGCTCGACATGAACGGCTATCTGCGCACCTCGACCGTGCGCGAGACCGGCGAATTCGCGGTGCGCGGCGGCATCGTCGATCTCTTCCCGCCGGGGATGCCAGCGCCGATCCGGCTCGACTTCTTCGGCGACACGCTGGAATCGATCCGCACCTTCGATCCCGAGACGCAGCGCACCACCGGGCAGATGCGCGGGCTCGACCTCGTGCCGATGTCCGAAGCGCAGATGACCAGCGAGAGCATCCGGCGCTTCCGCCAGAGCTACATCACCACCTTCGGCACGCCGGGTCGCGACGACACTCTCTATGAGGCGGTCAGCGAGGGCCGCCGTCCGGCCGGGCTGGAGCATTGGCTGCCGCTGCTGGCCGAGCGGCTCGACACGCTCTTCACCTATCTGCCGGACGTGCCTTTGATCCTCGACCATCAGGCCGAGGATGCGGTCGGCGAGCGCATCAGCCTGATCAAGGACTATTACGACGCCCGCAAGGCGGCGATGGACCAGCCGAGCGCCGGCGGCGTGCCCTACAAGCCGCTGAAGCCCGACGCGCTCTATCTCTCGCCGGCCGACTGGCGCGGCATCGTCGACCAGTCGGGCGTGGCCACGCTGACGCCGTTCCAGCTGCCCGACAGCGACGGCAAGCTGATCGTCGATCTCAGCGCGCGCCAGGGTCGCAGCTTCGCCGCCGAGCGCGCCGACAATGCCGGCAGCGTCTTCGATGCCGCGGTGGCGCATGTGAAGGCGCTGGAGAAGGACGGCCGGCGCGTCATTCTCTCGGCCTGGTCGGAGGGCTCGCGCGAGCGGCTGGCGCATGTGCTCGCCGATCACGGCCTCAAGACCGTGCAGATGACCGGCTCTCTGCGCGCCGCCTTCGACCTGAAGCCCGGCACCACCGCGCTCGCCGTCTGGGGCTTCGAAACCGGCTTCGAGGCCGGCAAGCTCGCCGTCATCGGCGAGCAGGATATCCTCGGCGACCGGCTGGTGCGCCCGCGCAAGAAGACGCGCCGGCCGCAGGACTTCATCGCGGAGCTGTCCTCGCTCGCGCCAGGCGATCTCGTCGTCCATGTCGATCACGGCATCGGCCGCTTCATCGGGCTGCGCTCGATCACGGCGGTCGGCGCGCCGCATGACTGCCTCGAGATCCACTACGCCGCGGATTCGAAGCTGTTTTTGCCGGTCGAGAACATCGAGCTGCTCTCACGCTATGGCTCGGAGGACACCGAGGTCGCGCTCGACCGGCTCGGCGGCGGTGGCTGGCAGGCGCGCAAGGCCAAGCTGAAGCAGCGCATCCGCGAGATGGCGGGCAAGCTCATCGCCATCGCCGCGGCGCGTGCTCTCAAGGAGGCACCGCGCCTGATCCCGCAGGAAGGGATCTACGACGAATTCTGCGCCCGCTTTCCCTATGAGGAGACCGAGGACCAGCAGAACACCATCGACGCGGTGCTCGATGACATGGCGGCGGGCCGCCCGATGGACCGGCTCGTCTGCGGCGATGTCGGCTTCGGCAAGACCGAGGTGGCGCTGCGCGCCGCCTTCGCCTGTGCGCTCGCGGGCAAGCAGGTCGCGGTGGTCGTGCCCACTACGCTGCTGGCGCGGCAGCACTACCGCAACTTCGCCGAGCGCTTCAAAGGCCTGCCGGTGAATGTCGGCCAGGCCTCGCGCTTCGTCTCGGCGCAGGACCTCAAGGCGGTGAAGGCCGGCATCAAGGACGGCACGATGGACATCGTCGTCGGCACCCATGCGCTGCTCGGCAAAGGCATCGAGTTCAAGGATCTCGGCCTCGTCATCGTCGACGAGGAGCAGCATTTCGGCGTCAACCACAAGGAGCGGCTGAAGGAGTTCCGTGCCGAGGTCCATATGCTGACGCTGACCGCGACGCCGATCCCGCGCACGCTTCAGCTCGCCATGACCGGGGTTCGCGAGCTCTCGATCATCGCGACGCCGCCGGTCGACCGCCTCGCCGTGCGCACCTTCGTGACGCCGTTCGACCCGCTGATCGTGCGCGAGGCGCTGCTGCGCGAGCGCTATCGCGGCGGGCGCTCCTTTTATGTCGTCCCGCGTATCGAGGACATCGCCGAGGTCAAGGACTTCCTCGACAAGCAGGTGCCGGAGGCCAAGGTCGGCATCGCGCATGGCCAGATGGCGGCGGGCCAGCTCGAGGACGTGATGACGGCGTTCTACGAGGGCCAGTATGATGTGCTGCTCTCGACCACGATCGTCGAATCCGGGCTCGACATCCCGACCGCCAATACGCTGATCATCCACCGTGCCGACATGTTCGGCCTGGCCCAGCTCTACCAGCTGCGCGGCCGCGTCGGCCGCTCCAAGGTGCGCGCCTATGCGCTGTTCACGGTGCCGGCGACGCGCAAGCTGACCGACCAGGCCGAGAAGCGGCTCAAGGTGCTGCAGTCGCTCGACACGCTCGGCGCCGGCTTCCAGCTTGCCAGCCACGATCTCGACATCCGCGGCGCCGGCAACCTGCTCGGCGACGAGCAGTCGGGGCATATCAAGGAGGTCGGCTACGAGCTCTACCAGCAGATGCTGGAGGAGGCGGTGGCGGCGCTGAAATCGGGCGTCGAGTTCGAGAGCGAGGCGCAGTGGTCGCCGATGATCCAGATCGGCGCGCCCGTGATGATCCCCGAGCACTACGTCACCGACCTGACGCTCAGGCTGACCCTCTACAAGCGGCTCTCGACGCTGGACGACGATGGCGACCTGCAGTCCTTCGGCGCGGAGCTGGTCGACCGGTTCGGGCCGCTGCCGGAAGAGGTCCAGCAGCTGCTCGAGATTGTCGCGATCAAGGCGCTGTGCAAGCGCGCCAATGTCGAGAAGGTCGAGGCGGGGCCCAAGGGCATCATCGTCGCCTTCCGCGACAACGAGTTCGCCAACCCGGAGGGGCTTGTCTCCTATGTCGCGAAGATCGGCACGCTGGCGAAGGTGCGCCCCGACATGCGCGTCGTCTTCATCGACGATTTCGAGACGGCCGAAGCGCGGCTGAAGGGCACGCGGCGCCTGCTCACCGATCTGGCGCGGATCGCGGAGCGCAAGAAGGCGGCGTGA